In Crinalium epipsammum PCC 9333, the following are encoded in one genomic region:
- a CDS encoding GPW/gp25 family protein, with the protein MHINYPFQIDGRGRVAEADSDLHIRQLIEQVLLTSPGERVNRPDFGSGLQQLLFSPNNSELAVAVQFLVQGALEQWLGDLIEVEALDIEPVESKVEVTVQYVVRRNQQRQIAQFTREV; encoded by the coding sequence ATGCACATTAATTATCCCTTTCAAATAGATGGACGCGGACGAGTTGCAGAAGCGGATAGCGACTTGCACATTCGTCAGTTAATTGAACAAGTACTTCTCACTTCGCCTGGAGAAAGAGTTAACCGCCCAGATTTTGGTAGTGGGTTGCAGCAACTGTTATTTTCACCCAACAACAGCGAATTGGCAGTAGCGGTTCAGTTTTTGGTGCAAGGTGCATTAGAGCAATGGTTAGGTGATTTGATTGAGGTAGAAGCGCTCGACATTGAACCTGTGGAGTCAAAGGTAGAAGTAACGGTTCAATACGTTGTGCGACGCAACCAGCAACGACAGATAGCACAATTCACTCGCGAGGTTTGA
- a CDS encoding phage baseplate assembly protein V: protein MKQFFGKYRGKVTGNKDPSNLGRIQVSVAAIFGQDRQSWALPCTPYAGKDIGFFTVPPVDANVWVEFEGGDPDYPIWSGCFWGENELPQNAKVEDPVNVQVFKTEGITITLSNLEKNKALTVEVTKPVVEKPLKLIFNAQGIELNNDNKTIAKLTAETIELKNGESSTLTIAGDSIQLKESAIEIKLTANSIEMDSNPATLKLSTSSGIEIANPPAKALISSSGVELSSTPGNITVAPSGIELNYPIGNIKLSPVGVNVNNGALEVM from the coding sequence ATGAAACAGTTTTTCGGCAAATATCGTGGCAAAGTGACAGGGAATAAAGACCCTTCAAATTTAGGCAGAATTCAAGTAAGTGTTGCCGCTATTTTTGGTCAAGATCGCCAAAGTTGGGCGCTGCCTTGCACACCTTATGCCGGAAAAGATATTGGTTTTTTTACTGTTCCCCCTGTTGACGCTAATGTGTGGGTGGAATTTGAAGGCGGCGACCCAGATTATCCGATTTGGAGCGGTTGTTTTTGGGGCGAAAACGAATTACCTCAAAACGCTAAAGTAGAAGACCCTGTTAATGTGCAAGTATTTAAAACTGAGGGGATTACTATTACTTTAAGCAATTTAGAAAAGAATAAAGCTTTAACAGTTGAAGTAACAAAACCTGTAGTAGAAAAGCCGTTAAAATTAATTTTTAATGCTCAAGGGATTGAATTAAATAATGATAATAAAACAATTGCTAAATTAACGGCGGAAACAATAGAATTAAAAAATGGGGAATCATCTACCCTTACAATTGCTGGTGATAGTATTCAACTTAAAGAAAGTGCTATAGAAATAAAGCTTACTGCCAATAGCATTGAAATGGATAGCAATCCAGCTACTTTAAAGTTATCAACTTCTTCGGGAATTGAAATTGCTAATCCTCCAGCAAAGGCGTTGATTAGTTCTTCTGGTGTGGAGTTGAGTAGTACTCCTGGCAATATTACAGTTGCACCATCGGGAATTGAACTTAACTATCCCATTGGAAATATCAAACTTTCTCCAGTGGGGGTGAATGTAAATAACGGTGCTTTAGAAGTAATGTAA
- a CDS encoding phage late control D family protein → MKLGINLTLLIGETIPRPAPRLLMESLQNVEVTHSDEGYSGFQINFQVGRAGRNDLLDYQIIKNPLLKVFNRVILIIILGASAKVLMDGIITNQQFSPSLTPGGSTFTITGDDVSVMMDLEEKSVKHPTQNEAIIARVLIGNYAKYGLIPEVIAPSLRDQPTLYERIPSQQGTDLKYLKTIAERFAYVFYVTPGPTLGTNTAYWGPPQRKDKAQKALTVNMESFSNVDSISFQNNALSARAVKGSVQDRKTNKVHSLQEYSSDRPSLAAQPALAKQAYRQIQQYRETGRDTAQAGARLQAISDQSVGNVVTVTGELDTVRYGSLLKARRLVGLRGVGATYDGLYYVKSVTHKISPGEYKQNFTITRDGIGTTKRTLAI, encoded by the coding sequence ATGAAGCTGGGAATTAATTTAACTTTATTAATTGGTGAAACTATACCTCGTCCTGCTCCCAGATTACTGATGGAATCACTGCAAAATGTTGAAGTGACTCATAGTGATGAGGGATACTCAGGTTTTCAAATAAATTTCCAAGTTGGTCGCGCCGGACGTAATGATTTGCTGGACTACCAAATAATTAAAAATCCCTTATTAAAAGTTTTTAATCGCGTGATTTTAATCATTATTTTAGGCGCAAGTGCTAAAGTTTTGATGGATGGAATCATTACAAACCAGCAGTTTTCACCCAGCTTGACACCAGGAGGTTCAACTTTCACCATTACGGGTGATGATGTCAGTGTGATGATGGATTTAGAAGAGAAATCTGTTAAACATCCAACCCAAAATGAAGCTATTATTGCCCGCGTTTTGATTGGAAATTATGCTAAATATGGTTTAATTCCTGAAGTGATTGCGCCATCTTTGAGAGATCAACCCACTCTATACGAGCGCATTCCATCGCAACAAGGTACTGATTTAAAATATCTCAAAACTATTGCCGAGCGGTTTGCTTATGTCTTTTATGTTACGCCAGGGCCAACATTGGGAACAAACACCGCCTACTGGGGGCCACCCCAACGCAAAGACAAAGCGCAAAAGGCATTAACTGTCAATATGGAGTCTTTTAGCAATGTAGATTCTATTAGCTTTCAGAATAATGCTTTATCTGCAAGAGCAGTAAAAGGAAGCGTTCAAGACCGCAAAACCAACAAAGTCCACTCTTTACAAGAATATAGTAGCGATCGCCCATCATTAGCAGCCCAACCTGCATTAGCTAAACAAGCTTATCGCCAAATACAACAGTATCGCGAAACAGGGCGTGATACTGCACAAGCAGGCGCACGTTTACAAGCGATCTCCGATCAATCTGTAGGTAATGTAGTAACAGTCACAGGAGAACTAGATACAGTGCGCTATGGCAGTTTATTAAAAGCCAGAAGATTAGTAGGTTTGCGTGGTGTTGGTGCTACTTATGACGGTCTTTATTACGTCAAAAGTGTTACGCATAAAATTAGCCCAGGGGAATATAAACAGAACTTCACAATTACCCGCGACGGCATCGGAACAACTAAACGAACACTAGCAATATGA
- a CDS encoding CIS tube protein, with translation MTTFPGSPKSLKGAIVAIDVTTNKIVNTIAFQYNPETITRTLNSQISGGEKGAKSEILRFKGAPTETLKLDVELDATDQLETGDKIASELGIYPQLSALEILIYPSTRQVFTNMLLAGIGTIEIIPMEAPMTLLIWGEKRVLPVQLNDFSITEEAYDVNLNPIRAKVSLSLQVLNSSNLPGNKGAKLFQAHHKAKERMANQGRTSNINTMTGVDSNRFFKSSLFFVPHI, from the coding sequence GTGACTACTTTTCCAGGTTCTCCAAAGTCACTCAAGGGAGCAATTGTTGCTATTGATGTAACAACTAACAAAATAGTTAATACAATTGCCTTCCAATACAATCCAGAGACAATCACACGCACCTTAAATTCCCAAATATCGGGAGGAGAAAAGGGTGCAAAATCTGAAATTTTACGCTTCAAAGGAGCGCCGACAGAAACGCTCAAACTAGATGTAGAACTTGATGCGACCGATCAACTAGAGACAGGAGATAAAATAGCCTCTGAACTAGGCATTTATCCGCAGTTATCTGCTTTAGAAATTTTGATTTATCCTAGCACAAGGCAGGTTTTTACAAATATGCTCCTAGCTGGCATAGGAACAATAGAAATCATACCAATGGAAGCCCCAATGACATTGCTAATTTGGGGTGAAAAACGGGTGCTGCCTGTACAGTTAAACGATTTTAGTATTACTGAAGAAGCCTATGACGTTAACCTCAACCCGATTCGGGCGAAGGTATCTCTAAGTTTGCAGGTTTTGAACTCTAGCAATCTACCTGGGAACAAGGGTGCAAAGCTGTTCCAGGCACATCATAAAGCTAAAGAACGGATGGCAAATCAAGGTAGAACCAGCAATATTAATACAATGACTGGCGTAGATAGTAATCGTTTTTTTAAAAGTTCGCTATTCTTTGTTCCTCATATTTAA
- a CDS encoding XisI protein, whose amino-acid sequence MDNLESYRYIIQSLLTDYAAIPIANGKIDCYTVFDTKQDHYMVMNVGWDGHRRVYGCVLHLDIKEGKIWIEQNMTEMRVAQELVEQGVPQDDIILGFQAPQMREYTGYGVV is encoded by the coding sequence ATGGATAACCTAGAGTCTTATCGCTATATCATTCAGTCGTTGTTAACAGATTATGCTGCTATACCAATAGCAAATGGTAAGATTGATTGTTACACAGTTTTCGATACAAAACAAGACCATTACATGGTGATGAATGTGGGATGGGATGGTCATCGGCGTGTCTATGGTTGTGTTTTACATTTAGATATTAAAGAGGGAAAAATTTGGATTGAGCAGAATATGACGGAAATGAGAGTGGCTCAAGAACTTGTTGAGCAAGGAGTTCCACAAGATGATATTATTCTTGGATTTCAAGCTCCCCAAATGCGGGAATATACGGGCTATGGAGTTGTTTAA
- a CDS encoding ATP-binding protein: MPNTLHPHCKEVVTDVSDWHLRNNQFLGAALRWLRLRLGALAASAGDDVEDSGQLNSAAQNFSWREKIEQAEMEMDAAASGEMPPALILLSYKLGLSDFEQWVLLLCVAMEFDTSIAHLCADAQDHPNRPYPTFALALACFDDPEWGVVLPERPLRFWRLIEIHTVGNQPLITSALRADERIVNYLKGLNYLDDRLESLVFPFNPGEKMVKEGILPLPASGREVAEAMALQIKTAVAEQDFPLWKLTGIDNQSKCSIIWKVCQELNLRLYRLPLELLPTQGTELETLARLWERESLLLPLALYVDVQGWDEAANARGMALLRRFLSRSQGIFFLDVRESGLALERRTVTFDVAKPTPVEQRAAWELVLGMTSPPAPLLGGEGRNITPPFPAREGGLGGLGQPKAKTISEQLANQFNLNLVEIGQIAEKARGEVGEEPELQARLWQGCLASTRPRLDSLAQRLEVKATWDDIVLPDEEKKLLEQIADQVRNRGVVYDEWGFRERMNRGLGVSALFAGESGTGKTMAAEVIANVLQLNLYRIDLSAVVSKYIGETEKNLRRLFDAAEDGGAILFFDEADALFGKRGEVKDSHDRYANIEINYLLQRLEAYRGLAILATNIKSAMDVAFVRRLRFMVDFPFPGVKERKQMWEKVFPPQTPTEELDLQRLAQFNVTGANIHNIALNAAFLAAKAGTPVGMELVLAAARTEFRKLGRQINEADFRVSGGR; the protein is encoded by the coding sequence ATGCCAAACACCCTGCACCCACATTGTAAGGAAGTGGTGACTGATGTGAGTGACTGGCATCTAAGAAATAATCAATTTTTGGGGGCGGCGCTGAGGTGGTTGCGGCTGCGTTTGGGTGCGTTGGCAGCTTCGGCGGGGGATGATGTTGAGGATAGCGGACAGTTGAATTCTGCGGCGCAAAATTTTAGCTGGCGGGAGAAAATTGAACAGGCAGAGATGGAGATGGACGCGGCTGCGAGTGGGGAAATGCCGCCTGCTCTTATCTTGCTAAGTTACAAGTTGGGATTGTCGGATTTTGAGCAATGGGTGTTGCTGCTATGTGTGGCGATGGAATTTGATACCAGTATTGCTCATCTTTGCGCTGATGCTCAAGATCATCCTAATCGACCTTATCCGACATTTGCGCTGGCGCTGGCGTGTTTTGATGACCCTGAATGGGGTGTGGTGTTACCGGAACGTCCTTTGCGCTTTTGGCGGTTGATTGAGATTCATACTGTGGGGAATCAACCGCTAATCACGAGTGCTTTACGTGCGGATGAGCGGATTGTTAATTATTTGAAGGGATTAAATTATCTTGATGACCGCTTGGAGTCGTTGGTGTTTCCGTTCAATCCTGGGGAGAAAATGGTGAAGGAGGGGATTTTACCGTTGCCTGCTTCTGGGCGCGAGGTGGCGGAAGCTATGGCGTTGCAGATTAAAACGGCGGTTGCAGAGCAGGATTTTCCCTTATGGAAGTTAACTGGAATTGATAATCAGAGTAAGTGTAGCATAATTTGGAAAGTTTGTCAAGAGTTGAATTTGCGTTTGTATCGGTTGCCGTTGGAGTTGTTGCCGACGCAGGGGACGGAGTTGGAAACGTTGGCGCGGCTTTGGGAGCGAGAAAGTTTGTTGTTACCTTTGGCGCTGTATGTAGATGTGCAGGGGTGGGATGAAGCGGCGAATGCGCGGGGCATGGCTCTTTTGCGGCGGTTTTTGAGTCGCAGTCAGGGGATTTTCTTTTTGGATGTGCGGGAGAGTGGGTTGGCGTTGGAACGTCGGACGGTGACGTTTGATGTTGCCAAGCCTACGCCTGTGGAGCAGCGAGCAGCTTGGGAGTTGGTGTTGGGGATGACCTCTCCCCCAGCCCCTCTCCTGGGAGGAGAGGGGAGAAATATTACTCCCCCCTTCCCTGCTAGGGAAGGGGGGCTGGGGGGGTTAGGTCAGCCAAAGGCTAAGACTATTTCAGAGCAACTTGCGAATCAATTTAACTTGAATTTGGTGGAAATTGGGCAAATTGCGGAGAAAGCACGGGGGGAGGTGGGGGAAGAACCGGAATTGCAGGCACGTTTATGGCAAGGGTGTCTGGCTAGTACTCGTCCGCGTTTGGATTCGCTGGCGCAACGGTTGGAGGTGAAAGCGACCTGGGATGATATTGTACTGCCGGATGAGGAGAAGAAGTTGCTTGAACAAATAGCCGACCAAGTGCGGAATCGTGGGGTGGTGTATGACGAGTGGGGGTTTCGGGAACGGATGAATCGGGGGTTGGGGGTGAGTGCCTTGTTTGCCGGGGAAAGTGGCACGGGGAAGACGATGGCGGCGGAGGTGATAGCCAATGTATTGCAGTTGAATTTGTACCGGATAGATTTGTCGGCGGTGGTGAGTAAGTATATCGGGGAAACGGAGAAGAATTTACGCAGGTTGTTTGATGCGGCGGAGGATGGGGGAGCGATTTTGTTCTTTGATGAGGCGGATGCCTTATTTGGGAAACGCGGTGAGGTGAAGGATAGCCATGACCGCTATGCGAATATTGAGATTAATTATTTGTTGCAACGGTTGGAAGCGTATCGCGGGTTAGCGATTTTGGCGACGAATATTAAGAGTGCTATGGATGTGGCGTTTGTGCGACGGTTGCGGTTTATGGTGGATTTTCCTTTTCCAGGGGTGAAGGAACGCAAGCAGATGTGGGAGAAGGTGTTTCCACCACAGACACCAACAGAGGAGTTGGATTTGCAACGGTTGGCTCAGTTTAATGTTACGGGGGCGAATATCCATAATATTGCTTTGAATGCGGCGTTTTTGGCGGCGAAGGCGGGGACTCCAGTGGGGATGGAGTTGGTGTTGGCGGCGGCGCGGACGGAGTTTCGCAAGTTGGGAAGGCAGATTAATGAAGCAGATTTTCGGGTTTCGGGAGGGAGGTAG
- a CDS encoding M3 family metallopeptidase, with protein MTANATITNNPLLIGKGLPPFDAVQPSHVVPAMTQLLAELDTELTNLEANVKPTWNDLVEPLQQFVERLSWSWGIVNHLMGVKNSPELRSAHETVQPQVVQFWNKLSQSQPLYKAFKALSESDAWDSLEPAQKRIVEAAIKDAELSGVGLEGEKRVGEALSEKARFNAIQLELAELSTKFSNHVLDATKAFSLTLTNKEEVDGLPPSLLSLAAASARDAGEENATPENGPWRITLDVPSYGPFMQHSTRRDLREKLYKAFVSRASNGDLDNSPIIERILQLKKEKAQILGFNSYAELSLASKMAPNVEAVEALLEELRQVSYDAAIKDLEELKAFAAAKGAAEANDLKHWDVSFWAERQREEKFDFSAEELRPYFPLPQVLDGLFGLVKRLFNATVTPADGQAPVWHSDVRYFQVADETGNPIAYFYLDPYSRPAEKRGGAWMDDCIGRAKITENGTTDTRLPVAYLVCNQSPPVDGKPSLMTFGEVETLFHEFGHGLQHMLTKVDYAGAAGINNVEWDAVELASQFMENWCYERPTLMGMARHYETGEPLPEHYYQKLVAAKNYMSGSGMLRQLHFSLVDLELHHRYQPGGNESIKDVRNRIAKNTTVLLPLPEDNFLCAFGHIFAGGYAAGYYSYKWAEVLSADAFAAFEEAGLEDEKAVSNTGVRYRDTVLALGGSKPPMEVFKAFRGREPSTVALLRHSGLANAA; from the coding sequence ATGACGGCAAACGCTACCATTACTAACAATCCCTTACTTATTGGCAAAGGTCTACCGCCATTTGATGCGGTTCAACCAAGTCATGTAGTACCTGCCATGACTCAATTATTGGCAGAACTTGACACTGAGCTTACTAATCTAGAAGCAAATGTTAAACCAACTTGGAATGATTTAGTCGAACCTCTGCAACAATTTGTAGAGCGTTTAAGTTGGAGTTGGGGTATTGTTAACCATTTAATGGGTGTGAAAAATAGCCCTGAACTGCGGTCAGCCCATGAAACTGTACAACCGCAAGTAGTACAGTTTTGGAATAAGTTAAGTCAAAGCCAACCTTTATATAAAGCATTTAAAGCCTTAAGTGAAAGTGATGCTTGGGATAGTTTAGAGCCTGCTCAAAAACGGATTGTTGAAGCAGCGATTAAAGATGCAGAACTTTCTGGTGTAGGATTAGAAGGAGAAAAGCGCGTTGGCGAAGCCCTTTCGGAGAAAGCTCGCTTCAATGCTATCCAACTAGAATTAGCAGAACTTTCCACCAAATTTTCAAACCACGTCTTAGATGCAACTAAAGCTTTTAGCTTAACTCTCACCAACAAAGAAGAAGTAGACGGTTTACCCCCAAGTTTACTCAGTTTAGCTGCTGCTTCTGCCCGTGATGCAGGAGAAGAAAACGCCACCCCAGAAAATGGACCTTGGCGTATTACTCTAGATGTCCCCAGTTATGGTCCCTTCATGCAGCACAGCACTCGCCGTGACTTGCGGGAAAAACTTTATAAAGCCTTTGTAAGTCGTGCTTCTAATGGTGATTTAGATAACAGCCCTATCATTGAGCGCATTTTACAACTCAAGAAAGAAAAAGCCCAAATACTAGGTTTTAACAGTTATGCTGAGTTAAGCCTAGCTAGTAAAATGGCTCCTAACGTTGAAGCAGTAGAAGCACTACTAGAAGAACTCCGCCAAGTTAGTTATGATGCTGCTATTAAAGATTTAGAAGAACTAAAAGCTTTTGCTGCTGCTAAAGGTGCAGCAGAAGCAAATGATTTAAAACATTGGGATGTTAGTTTTTGGGCGGAACGTCAACGGGAAGAAAAATTTGATTTTAGCGCCGAAGAATTACGTCCTTATTTCCCACTTCCTCAAGTTTTAGACGGGTTATTTGGTTTAGTAAAACGCTTATTTAATGCTACTGTTACCCCTGCTGATGGACAAGCACCAGTTTGGCATTCCGATGTGCGTTACTTCCAAGTTGCAGACGAAACAGGCAACCCCATTGCATACTTTTATTTAGACCCATACAGCCGTCCTGCTGAAAAGCGCGGCGGTGCGTGGATGGATGATTGTATTGGTCGTGCCAAGATTACTGAAAACGGTACAACTGATACGCGCCTACCTGTAGCTTATTTGGTATGTAACCAATCTCCCCCAGTTGACGGCAAACCTAGCTTGATGACTTTTGGGGAAGTGGAAACACTGTTTCACGAGTTTGGTCACGGCTTGCAGCATATGCTGACTAAGGTAGATTATGCTGGTGCAGCCGGAATTAATAATGTTGAGTGGGATGCGGTAGAACTAGCTAGTCAGTTTATGGAAAACTGGTGCTATGAAAGACCAACTTTAATGGGGATGGCAAGGCATTATGAAACAGGCGAACCTTTGCCAGAACATTACTATCAAAAGCTAGTTGCAGCTAAAAATTATATGAGTGGTAGCGGAATGCTGCGGCAGTTGCACTTTAGCTTAGTTGATTTGGAATTACATCACCGCTATCAACCAGGTGGTAATGAATCTATCAAAGATGTGCGTAACCGTATTGCTAAAAATACTACCGTTTTACTACCGCTACCAGAAGATAATTTCTTGTGTGCGTTTGGACATATCTTTGCTGGCGGCTATGCAGCCGGATATTACAGTTATAAGTGGGCTGAAGTTTTAAGTGCTGATGCTTTTGCCGCGTTTGAAGAAGCTGGTTTAGAAGATGAAAAAGCTGTCTCTAATACTGGCGTGCGTTACCGCGATACGGTACTGGCGTTAGGTGGTAGTAAGCCGCCAATGGAAGTATTTAAGGCTTTCCGAGGACGTGAACCTAGTACGGTTGCTTTGTTGCGCCATAGCGGTTTAGCTAATGCTGCTTAA
- a CDS encoding DUF1636 family protein translates to MQPQHTLFVCTSCASVWKDGKTIGKSGGQQLLEQLLQLYPNWDLRDEWQIQPVECMSACSHSCAISFAAIGKYTYLFGDLPYSEENLSAIADVFNCADNYYSKPDGLLPWSERPAALKKGVVARIPPIPIKTVSSKE, encoded by the coding sequence ATGCAGCCACAGCACACTTTGTTTGTTTGCACAAGTTGCGCCAGTGTTTGGAAAGATGGAAAAACTATCGGTAAAAGCGGAGGACAACAACTACTAGAACAACTATTGCAACTTTATCCCAATTGGGATCTGAGAGATGAATGGCAGATTCAGCCTGTAGAATGTATGAGTGCTTGTAGTCACTCGTGCGCTATCTCGTTTGCTGCAATTGGTAAATATACTTACTTGTTTGGTGATTTACCTTATTCAGAAGAAAATTTGTCAGCTATAGCAGATGTTTTCAACTGTGCTGATAACTACTACTCTAAGCCTGATGGTTTGTTACCTTGGTCAGAACGACCAGCAGCACTTAAAAAAGGAGTTGTAGCAAGAATTCCACCAATACCAATTAAAACAGTAAGCAGTAAAGAGTAA
- a CDS encoding ABC-ATPase domain-containing protein translates to MASQENLRELLISLDHRGYKAYKDIRGSYNFPNFTLIIDRVQGDPFATPSQLRVKIPQAIAKFPRNVYQNRSREIALRDYITREFYHATQSLRERRGTGNSGLIAIALPTQAILDRTSAFINDEFVEIRFVVGLPGDGRRINAPEAVELLCEQIPQLIEQTLIYSNLDAAAIENHITTAEDADFIRDSLREKKLVAFVGDGAILPRRSGVDERPLLDQVIPFKSPDSLSIEFNCPNRGLVTGMGIPQGVTLIVGGGYHGKSTLLRAIELGIYNHIPNDGRELVVTNSSAVKIRAEDGRSITGVDISPFINHLPQNRSTTNFSTQNASGSTSQAANIIEALEAGTQLLLVDEDTAATNFMIRDRRMQALIAKDFEPITPFIDKVRQLYTEYNVSTILVMGGSGDYFDVADTVIAMQDFQPSEVTDKAKAIAQQYTTNRTTEGGQEFGKLTARVLLANKSPSNFNQYKREWKVRDLDTIIFNREEIDLSGVEQLVEVGQLRAIAATISYIEQHYLDHYTLPEILDSAIADITTQSFDILTSFPEGNFVFFRRLELAAAINRWRSLNTKPKL, encoded by the coding sequence ATGGCAAGCCAAGAAAATTTGCGTGAATTACTAATTTCCCTAGATCATCGCGGGTATAAAGCTTATAAAGATATTCGTGGAAGTTACAACTTTCCCAATTTTACCTTAATTATTGACCGCGTACAGGGAGATCCTTTTGCTACACCTAGCCAATTACGGGTAAAAATTCCTCAAGCTATTGCTAAGTTTCCCCGTAATGTCTATCAAAATCGTAGCCGAGAAATAGCTTTACGAGATTATATTACTAGAGAATTTTATCATGCTACCCAGTCGCTCCGTGAACGACGCGGGACTGGAAATAGTGGGTTAATTGCGATCGCACTTCCAACTCAAGCTATCTTAGATCGTACCTCTGCATTTATCAACGATGAGTTTGTAGAAATACGCTTTGTTGTCGGTTTACCTGGGGATGGTCGGCGGATTAATGCACCAGAAGCAGTAGAATTATTATGCGAACAAATTCCGCAATTAATAGAACAGACATTAATATATAGTAATCTTGATGCCGCAGCAATTGAAAATCATATTACTACTGCGGAAGATGCAGATTTTATTAGAGACTCACTTAGGGAAAAAAAGTTAGTTGCTTTTGTTGGTGATGGTGCAATTTTACCTCGTCGTAGTGGCGTAGATGAAAGACCACTTTTAGATCAAGTAATACCGTTTAAATCACCAGATAGTTTAAGTATAGAGTTTAACTGTCCCAATCGTGGTTTAGTAACAGGTATGGGAATACCCCAAGGCGTTACTTTAATAGTTGGGGGTGGTTATCATGGTAAATCTACTTTATTAAGAGCGATAGAATTAGGTATTTATAATCATATCCCTAATGATGGACGGGAATTAGTTGTTACCAATTCATCCGCAGTTAAAATTAGGGCGGAAGATGGGCGCAGTATTACAGGTGTAGATATTTCACCGTTTATTAATCATCTCCCGCAAAACCGTTCAACTACTAATTTTTCTACACAAAATGCTAGTGGTAGCACTTCCCAAGCAGCAAATATTATTGAGGCGTTAGAAGCTGGTACGCAACTGTTATTAGTAGATGAAGATACGGCTGCTACTAATTTTATGATCCGCGATCGCAGAATGCAAGCTTTGATCGCCAAAGATTTTGAACCAATCACACCTTTTATAGATAAAGTTAGACAACTTTACACAGAATATAACGTTTCTACTATCTTGGTAATGGGTGGTAGCGGTGATTATTTTGATGTTGCAGATACCGTTATTGCAATGCAAGATTTTCAACCATCAGAAGTGACGGATAAAGCAAAAGCGATCGCACAACAATATACAACTAATCGTACTACTGAAGGTGGTCAAGAGTTTGGAAAACTAACAGCAAGAGTTTTATTAGCAAATAAATCTCCCTCGAATTTTAATCAGTATAAACGCGAGTGGAAAGTCAGAGATTTAGACACTATTATCTTTAACAGAGAAGAAATTGATTTATCAGGAGTCGAACAACTTGTAGAAGTTGGACAACTAAGAGCGATCGCAGCTACAATTAGCTATATTGAGCAGCATTATCTCGATCATTACACATTACCAGAGATCTTAGATAGTGCGATCGCGGATATTACAACCCAAAGCTTTGATATACTGACATCATTCCCCGAAGGAAACTTCGTATTCTTCAGACGCTTAGAGTTAGCTGCTGCAATTAATCGCTGGCGTTCTTTAAATACTAAACCGAAGCTTTAA